Proteins from one Parvibaculum lavamentivorans DS-1 genomic window:
- a CDS encoding NADPH:quinone oxidoreductase family protein — MKAVLCKEYGPPESLVIEEVPTPEPKKGEVLLEVHAAAVNFPDVLIIENKYQFKPPLPFSPGGEVSGIVVKVGEGVDKVKVGDRVIGSCGWGGFAEEIALDQARVTPIPDEMDYVTASAFLMTYGTSHHALKDRANLKPGETLLVLGAAGGVGLAAVELGKAMGARVIAAASSEEKLAVCKEHGADETLLYPTGALDKDAQKALTDKIKELTGGNGADVVYDPVGGDYSEPALRATNWEGRFLVVGFAAGPIPKIPLNLALLKGCQIVGVFWGAFTGREPKRHQENLKELMSWFKAGKLRPHVSRTYKFEEAAQALNDMAARKVKGKIVIVPSR; from the coding sequence ATGAAAGCTGTTCTGTGCAAGGAATACGGGCCCCCCGAGAGCCTCGTCATCGAAGAGGTGCCGACGCCCGAGCCAAAGAAGGGCGAAGTGCTGCTTGAGGTTCATGCCGCAGCGGTCAATTTCCCCGACGTCCTCATCATCGAGAACAAATACCAGTTCAAGCCGCCGCTGCCCTTCTCGCCGGGTGGCGAGGTGTCGGGCATCGTGGTCAAGGTCGGCGAGGGTGTCGACAAGGTGAAGGTCGGCGACCGCGTCATCGGCTCGTGCGGCTGGGGCGGCTTCGCGGAAGAGATCGCGCTCGACCAGGCCCGCGTCACGCCGATCCCCGACGAAATGGATTACGTGACGGCGTCCGCCTTCCTCATGACCTATGGCACATCGCATCACGCGCTGAAGGACCGGGCGAACCTGAAGCCGGGCGAGACGCTGCTCGTGCTCGGTGCCGCGGGCGGCGTCGGCCTCGCCGCCGTCGAGCTCGGCAAGGCGATGGGGGCCCGCGTCATCGCGGCCGCCTCCTCGGAAGAAAAGCTCGCCGTCTGCAAAGAGCATGGCGCGGACGAGACGCTCCTCTATCCGACAGGCGCGCTCGACAAGGATGCGCAGAAGGCGCTCACCGACAAGATCAAGGAACTGACGGGCGGCAATGGTGCCGATGTCGTCTACGATCCGGTCGGCGGCGACTATTCGGAACCGGCGCTCCGTGCCACCAACTGGGAAGGCCGCTTCCTCGTGGTCGGCTTCGCCGCCGGCCCGATCCCGAAAATCCCGCTCAATCTTGCGCTCCTGAAGGGTTGCCAGATCGTCGGCGTTTTCTGGGGCGCCTTCACCGGCCGCGAGCCGAAGCGCCATCAGGAAAACCTGAAGGAGCTGATGTCATGGTTCAAGGCGGGCAAGCTGCGCCCGCATGTCTCGCGCACTTACAAATTCGAGGAAGCCGCGCAGGCGCTGAACGATATGGCTGCCCGCAAGGTCAAAGGCAAGATCGTCATCGTGCCGTCGCGGTAA